The Xiphias gladius isolate SHS-SW01 ecotype Sanya breed wild chromosome 4, ASM1685928v1, whole genome shotgun sequence genome includes a window with the following:
- the LOC120788792 gene encoding uncharacterized protein LOC120788792 isoform X2 has protein sequence MVEFKWIKMSFFLMALPFTVNGQSSHMTVRGGGEVTLPCQSVRDDQVKCNGTAWLFDESQMSIILFEYGKIRDEAKSKSDRLSVTENCSLVIKKVTVQDVGRYICRQFDQLQQRYEDALVYLSVITMTEHKNDSMVTLNCSVSTRGRCGHTVKWLYQGQDVDKDHKELRTSRSGCWATVSFKTSHFIYSSNNYESLKCKVTDENTGEEQLFPFSPEKPGTDSSAATKPTTTPEFPSGTNTTASTVVEDFPDWAKIIIVAVGLVALLLIFVALIRWKRNEGNKTRMDDKTAVPDDGVSYASISYARETDREAQIWSGDDAVTYSSVKAPSSSAGASADPSDLYAAVNKSNI, from the exons ATGGTTGAATTCAAATGgattaaaatgtctttctttctgatGGCGCTTCCATTTACAG TAAATGGACAAAGTTCCCACATGACTGTCAGAGGTGGAGGTGAGGTCACGTTGCCTTGTCAAAGTGTGAGAGATGATCAGGTTAAATGTAACGGTACTGCCTGGCTCTTCGATGAATCACAAATGTCCATAATACTGTTTGAATATGGAAAGATTCGCGACGAAGCCAAATCTAAATCAGACAGACTGAGTGTTACAGAGAATTGTTCTCTGGTGATAAAGAAGGTCACGGTTCAGGATGTTGGTCGCTACATCTGCAGACAGTTCGACCAACTACAACAACGATATGAAGATGCATTGGTTTATCTGTCTGTTATTACCA TGACTGAACATAAGAACGATTCTATGGTGACGTTAAACTGCTCCGTGTCAACACGTGGACGGTGTGGACACACAGTGAAGTGGCTGTATCAGGGTCAAGATGTGGATAAAGATCACAAAGAGTTGAGGACATCAAGGTCTGGCTGCTGGGCCACTGTGAGCTTTAAGActtctcattttatttactcATCAAACAACTATGAGTCATTGAAGTGTAAAGTCACCGATGAAAACACTGGAGAAGAGCAGCTGTTCCCCTTCAGCCCTGAGAAACCAG GCACGGACTCATCCGCAGCAACTAAACCAACAACGACGCCTGAATTTCCATcaggcacaaacacaacagcatcTACAGTAGTCGAAG ATTTTCCCGACTGGGCGAAGATCATCATTGTGGCTGTCGGTTTAGTAGCACTCTTACTAATCTTTGTGGCACTCATCAGATGGAAGAGAAATGAAG ggAACAAAACACGGATGGATGACAAAACT GCTGTTCCTGACGATGGCGTTTCCTACGCCTCCATCAGCTACGCCAGGGAGACCGACAGGGAAGCCCAG ATCTGGAGCGGTGATGACGCAGTGACCTACAGCAGCGTGAAAGCTCCCTCATCCTCTGCTGGAGCCTCGGCTGATCCCAGCGACCTCTACGCCGCCGTCAACAAATCGAACATATAA
- the LOC120788792 gene encoding uncharacterized protein LOC120788792 isoform X1 produces MVEFKWIKMSFFLMALPFTAVNGQSSHMTVRGGGEVTLPCQSVRDDQVKCNGTAWLFDESQMSIILFEYGKIRDEAKSKSDRLSVTENCSLVIKKVTVQDVGRYICRQFDQLQQRYEDALVYLSVITMTEHKNDSMVTLNCSVSTRGRCGHTVKWLYQGQDVDKDHKELRTSRSGCWATVSFKTSHFIYSSNNYESLKCKVTDENTGEEQLFPFSPEKPGTDSSAATKPTTTPEFPSGTNTTASTVVEDFPDWAKIIIVAVGLVALLLIFVALIRWKRNEGNKTRMDDKTAVPDDGVSYASISYARETDREAQIWSGDDAVTYSSVKAPSSSAGASADPSDLYAAVNKSNI; encoded by the exons ATGGTTGAATTCAAATGgattaaaatgtctttctttctgatGGCGCTTCCATTTACAG CAGTAAATGGACAAAGTTCCCACATGACTGTCAGAGGTGGAGGTGAGGTCACGTTGCCTTGTCAAAGTGTGAGAGATGATCAGGTTAAATGTAACGGTACTGCCTGGCTCTTCGATGAATCACAAATGTCCATAATACTGTTTGAATATGGAAAGATTCGCGACGAAGCCAAATCTAAATCAGACAGACTGAGTGTTACAGAGAATTGTTCTCTGGTGATAAAGAAGGTCACGGTTCAGGATGTTGGTCGCTACATCTGCAGACAGTTCGACCAACTACAACAACGATATGAAGATGCATTGGTTTATCTGTCTGTTATTACCA TGACTGAACATAAGAACGATTCTATGGTGACGTTAAACTGCTCCGTGTCAACACGTGGACGGTGTGGACACACAGTGAAGTGGCTGTATCAGGGTCAAGATGTGGATAAAGATCACAAAGAGTTGAGGACATCAAGGTCTGGCTGCTGGGCCACTGTGAGCTTTAAGActtctcattttatttactcATCAAACAACTATGAGTCATTGAAGTGTAAAGTCACCGATGAAAACACTGGAGAAGAGCAGCTGTTCCCCTTCAGCCCTGAGAAACCAG GCACGGACTCATCCGCAGCAACTAAACCAACAACGACGCCTGAATTTCCATcaggcacaaacacaacagcatcTACAGTAGTCGAAG ATTTTCCCGACTGGGCGAAGATCATCATTGTGGCTGTCGGTTTAGTAGCACTCTTACTAATCTTTGTGGCACTCATCAGATGGAAGAGAAATGAAG ggAACAAAACACGGATGGATGACAAAACT GCTGTTCCTGACGATGGCGTTTCCTACGCCTCCATCAGCTACGCCAGGGAGACCGACAGGGAAGCCCAG ATCTGGAGCGGTGATGACGCAGTGACCTACAGCAGCGTGAAAGCTCCCTCATCCTCTGCTGGAGCCTCGGCTGATCCCAGCGACCTCTACGCCGCCGTCAACAAATCGAACATATAA